In the genome of Candidatus Thermokryptus mobilis, one region contains:
- the ileS gene encoding isoleucine--tRNA ligase, translating into MYKELTDKIKYSELEKEILKFWKENKIFEKSISTREGKPNFTFYEGPPTANGRPGIHHVMSRTIKDLVCRYKTMRGYKVYRKAGWDTHGLPVEIEIEKKLGIKHKDEIVEYGIEKFNAECKKSVFEYLDDWEQMTERIGYWIDLENAYITFTNEYIESIWWALKQFFDRGYIYKGYKIQPYCPRCETPLSSHEVAQGYEDVKDPSVYVKMRVKGEENTYFLVWTTTPWTLISNVALAVHPEVNYVKVFHKGENLILAKDRLMVLDGEYEIVEEYKGNDLKGKEYERLFNYVPVDKKAFYVVTADFVSIEDGTGIVHIAPAFGEEDYQVGREYELPTLQPVNKSGEFTDEIVDFKGKFVKDADPEIIQNLRARGLLYKRETIVHSYPHCWRCKTPLLYYARESWYISTTRYVDRMIELNKQIRWHPPEVGVGRFGNWLEENKDWALSRDRFWGTPLNIWICERCSDMRAVGSIEEIRKEGKNVPEPLDLHKPFVDQIVFDCKKCGGEMRRTPEVIDVWFDSGAMPFAQFHYPFENVELFKENFPADFIAEGIDQTRGWFYSLHAISSFLFDSPAFKHVVVNELILDKEGQKMSKSRGNVVDPFDVVEKYGADSIRWYLMSVSPPWKPKLFNEEDIVEIQRKFFSTLINTYSFFTLYANIDNFTFSEERIPVKERPEIDRWIISVLNSLVKNYIEAMEDYDLTRAVRLITDFTIDQLSNWYVRRSRRRFWKSGVEKDKISAFQTLYECLIAVAKLMAPFAPFLADEIYRNLNGVTKKEPYESVHLAYIPEPNEDEIDLDLERRMELAQRIVYIVRSLRAKTNLKVRQPLRRIIIPVSDEDEKKQIEMMKEVILDEINVKMIEYVDDDSEVVEKRAKPNFKSIGPKFGKMAQKVAQAIREFDKSKIKKLEEEGKVEVEIDGGRVEILKSDVEIYNEDIKGWVVESDGVITVALDTELSDDLINEGFAREFVNRVQNMRKEANFEVTDRIRIFFRTESERLRKAVMALKDYIKNETLAIELSDEFKEADYVKSWDVNDEPCDISIERVKLN; encoded by the coding sequence ATGTACAAGGAGCTGACAGATAAGATAAAGTATTCAGAACTTGAAAAGGAGATTTTGAAGTTTTGGAAGGAAAACAAAATTTTTGAGAAGAGTATAAGCACAAGAGAAGGGAAACCGAACTTCACTTTTTATGAGGGACCACCGACTGCGAACGGTCGCCCAGGGATTCATCATGTCATGAGCAGAACGATAAAGGACCTCGTCTGTAGGTATAAGACGATGCGAGGGTATAAGGTTTATAGGAAGGCGGGTTGGGATACACACGGGCTTCCTGTTGAAATTGAAATTGAGAAAAAACTCGGAATAAAACATAAGGATGAAATAGTGGAGTATGGAATTGAGAAATTCAATGCTGAATGTAAAAAGTCGGTTTTTGAGTATCTTGACGATTGGGAGCAGATGACAGAAAGAATCGGATATTGGATTGACCTTGAAAATGCGTATATAACTTTCACGAACGAATACATTGAATCAATTTGGTGGGCTTTAAAACAATTTTTTGATCGTGGATACATTTATAAGGGATATAAGATTCAACCATATTGTCCAAGATGTGAAACGCCTCTTTCTTCGCACGAGGTTGCCCAAGGTTATGAAGATGTTAAAGATCCATCGGTTTATGTTAAGATGAGAGTTAAAGGGGAAGAAAATACTTACTTTCTTGTTTGGACGACGACGCCGTGGACTTTGATTTCAAATGTCGCTCTTGCAGTTCATCCCGAAGTAAATTATGTGAAGGTTTTTCATAAAGGTGAGAATTTGATTCTTGCGAAGGATCGCTTGATGGTTCTTGATGGGGAATATGAAATCGTTGAGGAATATAAAGGCAATGATTTAAAAGGTAAGGAATATGAAAGGTTGTTTAATTATGTTCCTGTTGATAAAAAGGCGTTTTATGTGGTGACGGCAGATTTTGTCAGCATTGAAGATGGCACGGGCATAGTTCACATTGCGCCTGCTTTCGGTGAGGAGGATTATCAAGTTGGGCGTGAATATGAACTTCCAACGCTTCAACCAGTTAATAAAAGTGGTGAGTTTACCGATGAGATAGTTGATTTCAAGGGAAAGTTTGTTAAGGATGCTGACCCAGAAATAATTCAAAATTTGAGAGCGAGAGGTTTACTTTATAAGAGAGAAACCATCGTCCATAGTTATCCCCATTGTTGGCGCTGTAAAACGCCTTTGCTTTATTATGCTCGTGAGTCCTGGTATATAAGCACGACGCGTTATGTTGATAGAATGATTGAACTTAACAAACAGATCAGATGGCATCCTCCAGAGGTCGGGGTTGGGAGATTTGGGAATTGGCTTGAGGAAAACAAGGACTGGGCTTTGTCAAGAGATAGATTTTGGGGGACACCTCTTAACATTTGGATATGTGAGAGGTGTAGTGATATGAGAGCTGTTGGAAGTATTGAAGAGATAAGAAAAGAGGGTAAAAATGTCCCAGAGCCGTTGGATTTGCACAAACCATTTGTGGATCAAATTGTTTTTGATTGTAAGAAGTGTGGTGGGGAGATGCGAAGAACCCCTGAGGTTATAGATGTTTGGTTTGATTCTGGGGCGATGCCTTTTGCTCAGTTTCATTATCCTTTTGAAAATGTTGAGCTTTTCAAGGAAAACTTTCCAGCTGATTTCATAGCGGAGGGAATTGATCAAACACGGGGTTGGTTTTATTCGCTTCATGCGATTTCAAGTTTTCTGTTTGATTCGCCTGCTTTTAAACATGTCGTTGTAAATGAACTGATACTTGACAAAGAGGGTCAAAAGATGTCAAAGTCAAGGGGCAATGTTGTTGATCCTTTTGATGTTGTTGAAAAATATGGTGCTGATTCCATCAGGTGGTATCTTATGTCGGTTAGCCCGCCGTGGAAGCCAAAGCTTTTCAACGAGGAGGATATAGTTGAGATACAAAGGAAATTTTTTAGCACACTTATTAACACTTATTCGTTCTTCACTTTATATGCGAACATAGATAACTTCACATTCTCCGAAGAAAGGATTCCAGTAAAGGAGAGACCTGAAATTGATAGATGGATAATTTCCGTCTTGAATTCGCTTGTGAAAAATTACATTGAGGCAATGGAGGATTATGATTTGACAAGAGCAGTCCGTTTGATAACCGATTTCACGATTGATCAGCTTTCAAATTGGTATGTCAGGCGTAGTAGACGTAGGTTTTGGAAAAGCGGTGTTGAAAAGGATAAGATATCCGCTTTCCAGACACTTTATGAATGTCTTATCGCTGTTGCAAAGCTTATGGCTCCTTTTGCTCCCTTCCTTGCAGATGAAATCTATAGAAATCTTAATGGCGTGACAAAGAAAGAACCGTATGAATCTGTTCATCTCGCATATATCCCTGAACCAAATGAGGACGAAATTGACCTTGACCTTGAAAGGAGAATGGAACTTGCTCAAAGAATAGTTTATATAGTCAGGTCCTTAAGGGCGAAAACAAATTTGAAAGTTCGCCAACCGTTAAGAAGGATTATAATACCTGTTTCTGATGAAGATGAAAAAAAACAGATTGAAATGATGAAGGAAGTCATACTTGATGAGATCAATGTAAAAATGATTGAGTATGTTGATGATGATTCTGAAGTAGTTGAGAAAAGGGCGAAGCCGAATTTTAAATCAATCGGTCCGAAATTTGGCAAAATGGCTCAAAAAGTTGCGCAGGCGATAAGAGAGTTTGATAAGTCAAAGATAAAAAAGCTTGAAGAAGAAGGTAAAGTTGAAGTTGAGATTGATGGGGGAAGAGTTGAGATTTTAAAGTCCGATGTTGAGATTTACAATGAAGATATAAAAGGTTGGGTGGTTGAATCTGATGGAGTTATAACGGTTGCGCTTGATACTGAACTGAGTGATGATTTAATAAATGAGGGGTTTGCTCGTGAATTTGTTAACAGGGTGCAAAATATGAGGAAGGAGGCAAATTTTGAAGTTACAGATAGGATTCGTATTTTCTTTAGGACTGAATCAGAGAGGTTGAGAAAGGCTGTAATGGCTTTGAAAGATTATATCAAGAACGAAACGCTCGCAATAGAATTAAGCGATGAATTTAAGGAAGCCGATTATGTTAAATCGTGGGATGTGAATGATGAGCCGTGCGATATTTCAATTGAAAGAGTGAAGTTAAATTAA
- a CDS encoding DUF2905 domain-containing protein: MFQSLGKILILFGALLFFFGLILLLADKIGGKVPFIGRLPGDILIQKRNFTFYFPLTTSILLSLILTLILWILSFIFRKH; encoded by the coding sequence ATGTTTCAATCGCTTGGGAAAATTTTGATTTTGTTTGGAGCTTTACTTTTCTTTTTTGGTTTAATACTTTTGCTCGCTGATAAAATAGGCGGTAAGGTCCCTTTCATAGGCAGGTTGCCAGGGGATATTTTGATTCAGAAGAGAAATTTCACTTTTTACTTTCCATTGACGACAAGCATTCTTTTAAGTTTGATTTTAACTTTGATACTTTGGATTTTATCGTTCATTTTTAGAAAGCACTAA